One stretch of Lucilia cuprina isolate Lc7/37 chromosome 6, ASM2204524v1, whole genome shotgun sequence DNA includes these proteins:
- the LOC111675462 gene encoding 40S ribosomal protein S24 — protein MSGTTATIRTRKFMTNRLLCRKQMVCDVIHPGLASVSKTEIREKLAAMYKVTPDVCFVFGFRTAFGGGRSTGFALIYDTLDFAKKFEPKYRLVRHGLMEIKKQTRKQRKERRNRMKKVRGTAKSKIGQAAKK, from the coding sequence ATGTCTGGTACTACCGCCACTATCCGCACACGCAAGTTCATGACCAACCGTTTGCTTTGCAGAAAGCAAATGGTCTGCGATGTCATCCACCCCGGTTTGGCTTCCGTCAGCAAAACCGAAATCCGTGAGAAGCTCGCTGCCATGTACAAAGTTACCCCTGATGTGTGCTTCGTCTTCGGTTTCCGTACCGCTTTCGGTGGCGGCCGTTCCACTGGCTTTGCCTTGATCTACGATACCTTGGACTTTGCCAAGAAATTCGAACCCAAATACCGTTTGGTTCGTCATGGTCTTATGGAAATCAAGAAACAGACCCGCAAGCAACGTAAGGAACGTCGCAACAGAATGAAGAAGGTCCGTGGTACCGCCAAGTCCAAGATCGGTCAAGCCGCCAAGAAGTAA